The proteins below are encoded in one region of Candidatus Thiodiazotropha sp. LNASS1:
- the dctP gene encoding TRAP transporter substrate-binding protein DctP has product MFRLIITLLLLLLLLLLNPISQAGTTLKIATLAPDGTNWMKEMRAAAKQIKQQTDGRVKIRFYPGGVMGNDSSVLRKIRIGQLHGGAITGGGLSSIYKDAQVYTLPFQFRNLQEVDAVRQVMDPQIIEGIKKQGYISFGLSEGGFAYLLSNSPVTSTENMKDLKIWIPEGDQINASMFQELGISPVPLPLTDVLTGLQTGLIDTIASAPIGAIALQWHTRVSYLTQVPLAYLYATLVLKENAFNKLRQSDQSIVKQILESAFDRIDRQNRTDNEQAMIALKRQGVEFISPSTVQQQAWEAHAGKTLQKLSKESIFSEHMLNRMQSLIQQYRQIALTH; this is encoded by the coding sequence ATGTTCCGTTTGATCATCACACTGCTGCTACTGCTGCTACTGCTGCTGTTGAATCCCATAAGCCAGGCGGGCACCACTTTGAAAATCGCCACCCTGGCGCCGGATGGTACAAACTGGATGAAAGAGATGCGGGCGGCAGCGAAACAGATCAAGCAGCAGACCGACGGCAGAGTCAAGATCCGTTTCTATCCTGGCGGTGTCATGGGCAATGACAGCAGTGTCCTGCGCAAGATCCGCATCGGTCAACTGCATGGCGGAGCCATTACCGGTGGCGGCCTGAGCAGTATCTACAAAGACGCCCAGGTATATACCCTTCCATTTCAGTTCCGCAATCTTCAGGAAGTCGATGCAGTCCGTCAGGTGATGGACCCCCAGATCATCGAAGGCATCAAGAAGCAGGGATATATCAGCTTCGGCCTGAGTGAGGGAGGATTTGCCTATCTGCTCTCGAATTCACCGGTGACATCCACAGAAAACATGAAGGATTTAAAAATCTGGATTCCTGAAGGTGATCAGATCAATGCCTCCATGTTTCAGGAATTGGGCATATCACCGGTCCCCCTACCCCTGACCGATGTGCTTACCGGGCTGCAAACCGGACTCATCGATACCATTGCCAGCGCTCCCATCGGGGCTATCGCACTGCAATGGCATACCCGGGTCAGTTATCTGACACAGGTACCGCTCGCCTATCTCTATGCCACACTGGTTTTGAAGGAGAATGCATTCAACAAGCTCCGGCAATCGGACCAATCCATAGTAAAACAGATTCTCGAATCCGCTTTCGACAGGATTGACCGTCAAAATCGCACCGACAATGAACAAGCCATGATTGCCCTGAAAAGACAGGGGGTCGAATTCATCAGTCCCAGTACAGTCCAACAACAGGCGTGGGAAGCCCATGCCGGTAAGACACTGCAAAAACTCAGTAAAGAGAGTATCTTTAGCGAACACATGTTGAACAGGATGCAATCCCTGATTCAGCAGTACCGACAGATCGCATTGACCCATTAG